A stretch of the Notolabrus celidotus isolate fNotCel1 chromosome 3, fNotCel1.pri, whole genome shotgun sequence genome encodes the following:
- the LOC117810635 gene encoding PEST proteolytic signal-containing nuclear protein-like isoform X1, with protein sequence MMADKKHNRRGFSEDGAGPQEEEGRVKTKPVSCSTAGGEGAAVKRTSQHLSPEEEEEEEDEESSGDPPAPCKISKIGFSMSSPMGKKSNPISIKLGASKPKEPVPVLPKKKAGMSSVFNEDDDSEPEEMPPEAKMRMKNIGRETPTSAGPNSFNKGKQGFSDHQKLWEKKLKAQADKL encoded by the exons ATGATGGCGGATAAGAAGCATAACAGAAGAGGTTTCAGCGAAGACGGAG CAGGGCCGCAAGAGGAGGAAGGCAGAGTGAAAACTAAGCCTGTCTCTTGTAGCACTGCGGGAGGAGAGGGGGCCGCAGTCAAACGCACATCCCAGCACCTCTCacctgaggaagaagaggaggaggaggacgaggagtcCTCAGGGGACCCTCCAGCACCCTGCAAAATCTCCAAGATAGGCTTTAGCATGAGCAGCCCGATGGGGAAGAAGTCAAACCCCATCTCTATTAAACTTGGAGCATCA AAACCTAAAGAGCCGGTACCAGTGCTTCCTAAAAAGAAGGCAGGGATGTCGTCAGTGTTCAACGAGGATGATGAT AGTGAACCTGAGGAGATGCCTCCTGAGGcaaagatgaggatgaagaacaTCGGGAG GGAGACGCCTACGTCTGCAGGACCCAATTCTTTCAACAAGGGCAAACAGGGCTTCTCTGATCATCAGAAGCTCTGGGAGAAGAAACTGAAGGCTCAAGCAGACAAGTTATAA
- the LOC117810635 gene encoding PEST proteolytic signal-containing nuclear protein-like isoform X2, which yields MMADKKHNRRGFSEDGGPQEEEGRVKTKPVSCSTAGGEGAAVKRTSQHLSPEEEEEEEDEESSGDPPAPCKISKIGFSMSSPMGKKSNPISIKLGASKPKEPVPVLPKKKAGMSSVFNEDDDSEPEEMPPEAKMRMKNIGRETPTSAGPNSFNKGKQGFSDHQKLWEKKLKAQADKL from the exons ATGATGGCGGATAAGAAGCATAACAGAAGAGGTTTCAGCGAAGACGGAG GGCCGCAAGAGGAGGAAGGCAGAGTGAAAACTAAGCCTGTCTCTTGTAGCACTGCGGGAGGAGAGGGGGCCGCAGTCAAACGCACATCCCAGCACCTCTCacctgaggaagaagaggaggaggaggacgaggagtcCTCAGGGGACCCTCCAGCACCCTGCAAAATCTCCAAGATAGGCTTTAGCATGAGCAGCCCGATGGGGAAGAAGTCAAACCCCATCTCTATTAAACTTGGAGCATCA AAACCTAAAGAGCCGGTACCAGTGCTTCCTAAAAAGAAGGCAGGGATGTCGTCAGTGTTCAACGAGGATGATGAT AGTGAACCTGAGGAGATGCCTCCTGAGGcaaagatgaggatgaagaacaTCGGGAG GGAGACGCCTACGTCTGCAGGACCCAATTCTTTCAACAAGGGCAAACAGGGCTTCTCTGATCATCAGAAGCTCTGGGAGAAGAAACTGAAGGCTCAAGCAGACAAGTTATAA